Proteins found in one Paenibacillus borealis genomic segment:
- a CDS encoding MarR family winged helix-turn-helix transcriptional regulator, translated as MNEKNVLAVIGRIHRRGNKFIEQELKKHDIHGIAPSHGDILYQLFAREALTMNELSRGIDKDKSTITALVDKLLRLDYVRREQDQQDGRIFRLSLTPKGRELQPVFEAVSESLLEAVYEEFAPEEKQQLMSLLAKIKL; from the coding sequence ATGAATGAAAAAAATGTATTGGCGGTCATTGGCCGTATCCACCGACGCGGAAATAAGTTCATTGAACAGGAATTGAAAAAGCATGATATTCACGGCATCGCTCCATCGCACGGAGATATTCTGTATCAGCTGTTTGCCCGGGAAGCTCTTACAATGAACGAGTTGTCCCGTGGGATTGATAAGGATAAGTCTACGATTACGGCATTAGTGGACAAATTGCTGCGGCTGGATTACGTGAGGCGGGAGCAGGACCAGCAGGACGGGCGGATCTTCAGGTTATCGCTTACTCCAAAAGGACGGGAGCTGCAGCCGGTGTTCGAGGCGGTATCCGAATCGCTGCTGGAAGCGGTCTATGAGGAGTTCGCTCCTGAAGAGAAGCAGCAGCTGATGAGCCTGCTTGCCAAGATTAAGCTGTAA
- a CDS encoding MFS transporter, translated as MELSTKQGTSLLHNKTYMRVYSAFATASFGDWFDALAIQVLVGYRWQAGPLMLALIPVALALPSILFGSIAGVAADRLDKLKLMRVCDLLTALLTVLVLFAPSMVWLLPLLALRSALSTLNMPAQQSLTRSLVREDQLLQASSLNGLVNQGSKIAGPLLGGLALAFLTPQWCILINALLRGCSYLLLLSVKNIRTDEEDSKQPEAPEDKIPLHTMWREGWSFMLRSRILLSTMLFGLAGALVIQVVDFQFTSLFRVFAPERESLLGWMVAATGAGAVLIILLLNKLNPETGYSWRLGSGYVLIGGSIAALGLLQPGASIVWVLLIGFVLGTGNGVFMVTFNYCLQKETPPHMTGRIFGIQNTVLSTVLIVAPLLGGLLVQYAGPARIFINTGLLQLLLGLAGLMFGRLLWPVAKLKLEGAQPAAAVDQG; from the coding sequence ATGGAGCTTTCAACCAAGCAGGGAACCAGCCTGCTGCATAACAAAACGTACATGCGCGTGTACAGCGCCTTCGCCACGGCAAGCTTCGGCGACTGGTTCGATGCACTGGCTATTCAGGTGCTGGTCGGCTACCGCTGGCAGGCCGGGCCGCTGATGCTGGCGCTTATTCCGGTAGCGCTGGCGCTGCCGAGCATTCTGTTTGGCTCGATTGCCGGTGTAGCCGCCGACCGGCTGGATAAGCTGAAGCTGATGCGCGTCTGCGATCTGCTGACCGCGCTGTTGACCGTACTGGTGCTATTCGCCCCGAGTATGGTATGGCTGCTGCCTTTGCTGGCGCTGCGTTCAGCGCTATCCACGCTGAATATGCCTGCCCAGCAGTCGTTGACCCGCAGCCTGGTCAGAGAGGATCAGCTGCTGCAAGCCTCGTCGCTGAATGGACTGGTTAATCAGGGCTCCAAAATCGCCGGCCCTCTGCTCGGAGGTCTGGCGCTCGCCTTCCTTACGCCGCAATGGTGCATCCTAATCAATGCCTTACTGCGCGGCTGCTCTTATCTGCTGCTGCTGTCCGTAAAGAACATCCGTACAGATGAAGAGGACAGCAAGCAGCCGGAGGCGCCGGAAGACAAGATTCCGCTGCATACGATGTGGCGGGAAGGCTGGAGCTTCATGCTGCGCAGCCGGATCCTGCTGAGTACTATGCTATTCGGGCTGGCCGGGGCACTAGTGATTCAAGTGGTCGACTTTCAATTCACCAGCTTGTTCCGGGTATTTGCACCGGAGCGGGAATCCCTGCTCGGCTGGATGGTAGCCGCTACCGGAGCAGGAGCTGTGCTGATCATACTTCTGCTGAATAAGCTGAATCCGGAAACGGGATATAGCTGGAGGCTCGGCTCAGGATATGTACTGATTGGCGGTTCCATTGCTGCACTTGGATTGCTCCAGCCGGGCGCTTCGATAGTATGGGTTCTGCTGATCGGATTTGTACTGGGGACCGGAAACGGGGTATTTATGGTTACGTTCAATTATTGTCTGCAAAAAGAAACTCCGCCGCATATGACAGGCCGTATCTTCGGCATCCAGAACACCGTACTCAGCACGGTACTTATTGTTGCACCTTTGCTGGGCGGTCTGCTTGTCCAGTATGCAGGCCCTGCCCGTATTTTTATCAACACCGGCCTGCTGCAGCTACTTCTGGGTCTGGCGGGTCTGATGTTCGGGCGGCTGCTCTGGCCTGTGGCCAAGCTTAAGCTGGAAGGTGCACAGCCAGCAGCTGCAGTAGATCAGGGGTAG
- a CDS encoding RDD family protein, which produces MEQRIEQQLDWSDYVGFWKRVLIHFVDFLVLALPTYLLNRICVSAAESAESAFPLFIQFVLLMGFNVFMVVKYGGTPGRLILGARIINGDGSYPALKQALIRDCFLIINGFLAVIVSLNTEELSAVSSSLANWSPLATNLNLLFGWVVVADCLFVVFTQRNRALHDMMAGTYVVKKIALDHFV; this is translated from the coding sequence ATGGAGCAGCGGATAGAGCAACAGCTTGATTGGAGTGACTATGTAGGTTTTTGGAAAAGGGTGCTGATCCATTTCGTTGATTTTCTGGTTCTGGCACTTCCTACGTATTTGCTGAACAGGATTTGCGTCTCAGCCGCAGAATCGGCGGAGTCGGCGTTTCCGCTTTTTATACAATTTGTGCTGCTGATGGGCTTCAATGTGTTCATGGTTGTCAAATATGGGGGGACTCCGGGCAGACTAATTCTGGGGGCAAGAATAATTAATGGGGACGGCAGCTATCCGGCGCTGAAGCAGGCTCTGATCAGGGATTGCTTCCTCATCATCAACGGCTTTCTTGCGGTTATTGTGAGTCTGAACACAGAGGAATTATCTGCGGTTTCCAGCAGTCTTGCCAATTGGAGTCCGCTCGCCACGAATTTGAATCTATTATTTGGCTGGGTCGTGGTCGCCGACTGCCTATTCGTTGTATTCACCCAGCGTAACCGGGCGCTGCATGATATGATGGCCGGAACCTATGTGGTTAAGAAGATTGCTCTGGACCATTTTGTTTGA
- a CDS encoding YjgB family protein: MITSFQKIAGIILLGGMLSLTACDSGKPDAANTGGAAAQATELPASAQPEGSPAPAAGTEPAEAGGAATAAPDAGGSAAAASPAAADPGAAGGTSAAATPQELSKQLKELLQLAGQGKVPGVEYAAHSGLIDDVEAAWGEPDTKESAGKGIYSTYTAKHVVFGFNKGSRIFDVRSSAADLQKLTLKQIEEVLGKPDDTAVNGSDDIYIYQAGKQYQLKFIIPDSTGTVNHISVFSERDSFNNMAG, translated from the coding sequence ATGATTACATCATTCCAAAAGATAGCCGGCATTATATTACTCGGCGGGATGCTTAGCCTTACCGCCTGTGATTCCGGCAAGCCGGATGCTGCGAATACCGGCGGGGCGGCTGCGCAGGCCACGGAGCTTCCGGCGTCTGCACAGCCGGAAGGAAGTCCCGCCCCGGCGGCGGGCACGGAGCCGGCTGAAGCTGGCGGTGCAGCAACAGCAGCGCCTGACGCAGGCGGATCTGCTGCGGCCGCTTCACCCGCAGCTGCAGACCCTGGAGCTGCGGGCGGGACCTCTGCGGCCGCTACGCCGCAGGAGCTGAGCAAGCAGCTGAAAGAGCTGCTGCAGCTTGCCGGGCAGGGCAAGGTGCCCGGCGTGGAATATGCTGCACACAGCGGACTCATTGACGATGTGGAAGCGGCATGGGGCGAGCCGGACACGAAAGAGTCAGCCGGCAAAGGTATCTATTCCACCTATACCGCCAAGCATGTGGTATTCGGCTTCAACAAAGGCAGCCGGATTTTCGATGTGCGTTCGAGTGCCGCGGACCTGCAGAAGCTGACGCTGAAGCAGATAGAAGAAGTGCTCGGCAAGCCCGATGATACAGCAGTGAACGGCAGTGATGACATTTATATATACCAGGCGGGTAAACAGTATCAGCTCAAGTTCATCATCCCGGACTCGACCGGTACTGTGAATCATATTTCTGTATTCTCCGAACGGGATTCATTCAACAATATGGCAGGCTAG
- a CDS encoding stalk domain-containing protein, which produces MKKLIAASAIALLFAGHAAASSINIAHSAAAPLTLIIDGQPALPQVPPFYSEGTLYVPAIALMEYYPIQLKWDNARKQLTLSTDWDNKVLTPGSSSMQVRYTQSDGSYIDSLEAPVILKAGHVYIPADSLNSLTGATAELEAGGTRVAITPGSLSTTVRVPADPLVVAADNAKVKLYAALKDGNTYKGFILEVNGKKHSFGWTVNRDFSHPPQLFYADVDGDGKPEATVVFTLGTGTSLVAQEVHVVKPEQWKELSVPAADQAASAVVSSSISLDKKDVLLKLELQGDKPSKVTMRIPDRAEDGLKYFGKTAGIGAVTYYSVKGGKLLADTSLMVGMTESMGTLKLEYKAGAAGMELGSITFEPHDTTQQFVEK; this is translated from the coding sequence ATGAAAAAATTAATAGCTGCGTCCGCCATCGCCCTGCTCTTCGCAGGTCATGCGGCGGCTTCATCCATAAATATTGCCCATTCTGCCGCTGCTCCACTGACTCTTATAATAGATGGACAACCCGCTCTTCCCCAAGTTCCACCCTTCTATTCTGAAGGAACTTTATATGTACCTGCTATTGCCCTGATGGAGTATTACCCTATTCAGCTGAAGTGGGATAATGCCCGTAAGCAGCTTACGCTTTCGACCGATTGGGATAATAAAGTCCTTACCCCCGGCAGTTCCTCTATGCAGGTGCGCTATACACAATCAGATGGAAGTTATATAGATAGCCTGGAGGCTCCTGTTATTCTTAAGGCCGGACATGTATATATTCCGGCAGATAGTCTGAATTCTCTTACAGGTGCTACGGCTGAGCTGGAAGCAGGAGGAACCCGGGTCGCCATTACGCCGGGCAGTCTAAGCACCACCGTCAGAGTTCCCGCTGATCCCCTCGTTGTCGCCGCGGATAATGCCAAGGTCAAGCTGTATGCCGCGCTGAAGGACGGCAACACCTACAAAGGCTTCATACTTGAAGTGAACGGCAAGAAGCACAGCTTCGGCTGGACCGTGAACAGAGATTTCTCGCATCCGCCCCAGCTCTTCTATGCCGATGTGGATGGTGACGGCAAGCCGGAAGCCACCGTTGTATTCACTTTGGGCACAGGAACGTCATTAGTAGCGCAGGAGGTTCATGTGGTCAAGCCTGAGCAGTGGAAGGAGCTCTCCGTACCTGCAGCGGACCAAGCGGCTTCTGCTGTAGTATCCTCCAGCATTTCGCTGGATAAGAAGGATGTGCTGCTGAAGCTTGAGCTCCAAGGTGATAAGCCATCTAAAGTAACGATGCGAATTCCGGACCGGGCAGAGGATGGATTGAAATATTTCGGCAAGACTGCCGGTATTGGTGCTGTTACCTACTACTCGGTGAAGGGCGGCAAGCTATTAGCAGATACCAGCCTAATGGTAGGCATGACCGAGAGCATGGGGACGCTGAAGCTGGAATACAAGGCAGGCGCAGCGGGGATGGAGCTCGGCTCCATCACTTTTGAACCACATGATACCACTCAGCAATTTGTTGAGAAATAA
- a CDS encoding DoxX family protein: MFNNWFRTNKAAMVLLTIVRLYVGYQWIEAGWHKLTGGFDASGFLKGAIAKSVGEDATVQAWWGSFLQHAALPGVNFFNLLVPAGEFLVGLGLILGTFTTFAALMGIVMNSAYLLSGTVSTNVQLLLMGVIIVVSAANAGRIGLDYWVLPYLRSLFHKKDHTPAARPLAPVQAMKRSV, from the coding sequence ATGTTCAACAACTGGTTTCGCACAAACAAAGCAGCTATGGTGCTGCTCACAATAGTACGTCTGTATGTAGGTTATCAATGGATTGAAGCAGGCTGGCACAAACTTACCGGCGGTTTCGATGCTTCCGGCTTCCTGAAAGGGGCCATTGCCAAAAGTGTCGGTGAAGATGCCACTGTACAAGCCTGGTGGGGCAGCTTCCTGCAGCATGCGGCGCTTCCCGGTGTCAATTTCTTCAATCTGCTGGTTCCTGCAGGTGAATTTCTGGTCGGACTTGGCCTGATTCTGGGCACCTTCACTACCTTCGCCGCTCTGATGGGAATCGTTATGAACTCTGCCTACCTGCTCTCAGGTACGGTCAGCACCAACGTCCAGCTGCTGCTTATGGGAGTGATCATTGTGGTCTCGGCGGCCAATGCCGGCAGAATCGGTCTTGATTATTGGGTCCTCCCTTACCTGCGCAGCTTGTTCCACAAGAAGGATCATACTCCCGCAGCCCGGCCTCTGGCTCCCGTTCAGGCTATGAAACGTTCCGTATAA
- a CDS encoding carboxypeptidase-like regulatory domain-containing protein yields the protein MKIRIKVKQLVLFVLLPLALLILIPAVVQRAAPTVQQATSAAANTGTKARGELLNTLNSSSGSKRMTLIRTRLIEPGTAGPPYHYNVYIGSSSSQWSQNNNEEPPSLLLPGDKLRFLREYMLEGPIDNYLLTAAKQLAYEYDVLGTGSDGDKVLTEAIARISSKSSLARELTMLQAERALNAGNWAAARVLLMQADSPGHYGEEELDARSAWLGARLLFAEGDNSGALKLINNGLESYQEVRDRKYHEMNEGNGGDSQDSKDSNGSRGNSASVPESLKPVSQVLEEPHSESERQLLLMRSALLSAAEAGSSAPATLSGTLTYSDGTPVSRAGIFLRPESEVSHSVLNGSEPYEIYTDAQGRFSFSGVIPGYYQLHLGLSFEQIDGWTWPVQSDDWIEVKPNDRLTNNIILQPLLELKSPVNSQILTGDSVEFEWEAVKNAASYSLSGTVSAEDSTFSYVVRQHITDNRITIPVEELYNSGGFSTSSSGEGWESVEPSSLLGFADPSGRFSWSIEAYDESGRVITRSNGYRLNEDTVGNLPFFYLQSRSLTAADQLVKAQKLEQALEAYRHDYAVDPQDDHALKMLVHLMTAKASYTKDKSLEAATMPLLVKLVQLRPTADYVFNLAHYYYEQADWKSYNHYYSWFLELRDQKPHSYDQGINATALMYQGELDEARRQFIASLEEDGSHRFIGNYLAAELAAGQPLDAVLQLAQRYPQHSPGSVTINWAKLITRMKAERARQPEVFDRQLKQVLELYTERSGKLKQWTEESGDSALKTFMKAVLEVG from the coding sequence ATGAAAATTAGGATCAAGGTTAAGCAGCTGGTGCTGTTCGTGCTGCTTCCGCTTGCGCTGCTGATACTAATACCGGCTGTTGTTCAGCGGGCAGCGCCAACGGTTCAGCAGGCAACCTCCGCAGCGGCAAATACCGGGACCAAGGCACGCGGGGAACTGCTGAACACGCTGAATTCCAGCAGCGGCAGCAAACGAATGACCCTTATCCGTACCAGGCTCATTGAGCCCGGTACTGCCGGACCGCCATACCATTACAATGTATATATCGGCTCTTCTTCAAGCCAGTGGAGCCAGAACAATAACGAAGAACCCCCTTCCCTGCTGCTTCCCGGGGATAAGCTGCGTTTCCTGAGAGAGTATATGCTAGAAGGCCCTATAGACAACTATCTGCTTACTGCCGCTAAACAGCTGGCCTATGAATATGATGTCCTGGGCACCGGAAGTGACGGAGACAAGGTCCTTACGGAGGCTATTGCAAGAATTAGCAGCAAATCCTCTTTGGCCAGAGAGCTGACCATGCTTCAGGCCGAGCGGGCACTGAATGCAGGTAATTGGGCGGCTGCAAGAGTGCTGCTGATGCAGGCTGACTCCCCGGGGCATTATGGCGAAGAAGAATTAGATGCCCGTTCGGCCTGGCTGGGTGCACGTTTGCTCTTTGCCGAGGGAGACAATAGCGGAGCGCTGAAGCTGATAAACAACGGTTTGGAGAGTTATCAGGAGGTCCGTGACCGGAAGTATCATGAGATGAACGAAGGGAATGGTGGAGACTCCCAAGACTCCAAAGACTCCAATGGCTCCAGGGGGAACTCTGCATCCGTACCGGAATCCCTTAAACCAGTTTCGCAGGTTCTGGAGGAGCCACATTCTGAATCAGAGCGGCAACTGCTCCTGATGCGGAGCGCCTTATTATCCGCTGCGGAAGCAGGAAGCTCTGCTCCTGCCACCTTGTCAGGGACACTTACCTACAGCGACGGCACTCCGGTCTCCCGGGCAGGCATCTTCCTGCGGCCGGAGAGCGAAGTGAGTCATAGTGTGTTAAATGGCTCGGAGCCATATGAAATCTACACGGATGCGCAGGGCCGCTTTTCATTCTCAGGCGTCATTCCCGGCTATTACCAGCTTCATCTGGGCCTGAGCTTTGAGCAGATCGACGGCTGGACCTGGCCTGTGCAGAGTGATGACTGGATCGAGGTCAAACCAAATGACCGTTTGACCAATAATATCATCCTCCAGCCCTTGCTGGAGCTGAAATCACCGGTAAATTCGCAGATCCTTACAGGGGATTCTGTAGAATTCGAGTGGGAAGCCGTTAAGAATGCGGCTTCCTATAGCCTGAGCGGCACAGTCTCAGCGGAAGACAGCACCTTCAGTTATGTAGTCCGCCAGCATATCACTGATAACAGGATAACCATTCCGGTAGAAGAGTTGTATAACAGCGGCGGCTTCTCCACCAGCAGCAGCGGAGAAGGCTGGGAATCGGTTGAGCCTTCGTCCCTGCTTGGATTCGCCGATCCAAGCGGCCGCTTCTCGTGGAGCATCGAAGCCTATGATGAATCCGGACGGGTGATTACCCGCAGCAATGGTTACCGGCTGAACGAGGATACCGTCGGTAATCTGCCTTTCTTCTATTTACAGTCGCGCAGTCTGACCGCTGCCGATCAGCTGGTCAAAGCACAGAAGCTAGAACAGGCACTGGAAGCGTACCGCCATGACTATGCCGTAGATCCCCAGGATGATCATGCCCTCAAGATGCTGGTTCATCTCATGACAGCCAAGGCTTCCTACACTAAAGACAAATCCTTAGAAGCAGCAACGATGCCTCTGCTAGTGAAGCTTGTACAGCTTCGCCCGACTGCAGACTATGTCTTCAACCTGGCGCATTACTACTATGAGCAGGCCGACTGGAAAAGCTACAATCATTATTATTCCTGGTTTCTTGAGCTGCGTGATCAGAAACCGCACAGCTATGATCAGGGAATTAACGCTACCGCGCTGATGTACCAGGGGGAATTGGACGAAGCCCGCAGGCAATTCATTGCCTCACTGGAGGAGGATGGCAGCCACCGTTTCATTGGCAATTATCTCGCTGCAGAGCTGGCGGCGGGACAGCCGCTGGATGCCGTACTGCAGCTTGCTCAGCGTTATCCACAGCATAGTCCCGGCTCCGTCACTATTAACTGGGCGAAGCTAATTACCCGGATGAAGGCAGAACGTGCCAGACAGCCGGAGGTCTTTGACCGGCAGCTGAAGCAGGTGCTGGAGCTATATACAGAGCGATCCGGGAAGCTCAAGCAATGGACCGAAGAAAGCGGGGATTCCGCGCTGAAGACGTTCATGAAAGCCGTTCTGGAGGTGGGCTAG
- a CDS encoding histidine phosphatase family protein, whose product MTTYIYMVRHGDSLRTGVDEWTRALSPRGEEDARRVTACLRNEGIGALYSSPYIRAIHTIADLAKVLGQEITLKEDLREKVWMEGNRQLPDEDLLASLQAMYADPDYALSGGESNRECQARAVEALQEILQAHEGERVAIGTHGLVMALMMGYFAPEYDLDFLLKTTKPDIYVMAFSEGRLTGVERLVVKE is encoded by the coding sequence ATGACGACTTATATTTACATGGTGAGACACGGGGATTCACTCCGGACCGGGGTGGACGAATGGACGCGCGCCCTTTCTCCCAGAGGGGAAGAGGATGCCCGCAGAGTAACAGCATGCCTGCGTAATGAAGGCATTGGTGCGCTGTACAGCAGCCCGTATATCCGGGCCATACATACGATAGCCGATTTGGCCAAGGTACTTGGGCAGGAAATTACGCTTAAGGAGGATCTGAGAGAGAAGGTCTGGATGGAGGGCAACCGGCAGCTGCCGGACGAGGATCTGCTTGCTTCACTTCAGGCGATGTATGCCGATCCGGACTATGCCCTGTCGGGCGGGGAATCGAACCGCGAATGCCAGGCGCGTGCCGTAGAGGCGCTGCAGGAAATCCTGCAGGCACATGAAGGAGAACGGGTTGCCATCGGTACCCACGGGCTGGTTATGGCGTTAATGATGGGCTATTTTGCCCCAGAATATGATCTTGACTTCTTGCTGAAGACCACCAAGCCGGATATTTACGTCATGGCCTTCTCGGAAGGCAGATTGACCGGGGTGGAGCGACTTGTAGTAAAGGAATGA
- a CDS encoding sigma-70 family RNA polymerase sigma factor, whose protein sequence is MEQYGDMLLRTAWLLLRDRQSAEEAVQDTFIQAYAKIGQLKDPQRLRAWLITIVVNRCRMRQRTWNWRNIFPAAESGAWVQDEAGTSAGAEELFIAEWHNLQLSEAVRSLDYIYRECLTLYYFHEMSIREISGQLRLPDNTVKSRLSRGRILLKQILEKEGHVL, encoded by the coding sequence ATGGAGCAATATGGGGATATGCTGCTCCGGACCGCCTGGCTGCTGCTGCGGGACCGGCAATCTGCCGAGGAAGCCGTGCAGGATACCTTCATTCAAGCCTATGCCAAAATCGGGCAGCTGAAGGACCCTCAGCGTCTGAGAGCCTGGCTGATCACCATCGTGGTCAACCGCTGCCGGATGAGGCAGCGGACATGGAACTGGCGGAATATATTTCCTGCGGCAGAGAGCGGTGCCTGGGTGCAGGATGAAGCAGGCACCTCCGCAGGCGCAGAAGAGCTGTTTATAGCAGAGTGGCATAATCTGCAGCTGAGCGAAGCTGTAAGAAGTCTGGATTACATCTACCGCGAATGTCTGACGCTGTACTATTTCCACGAGATGAGCATCCGCGAGATTAGCGGGCAGTTAAGATTACCGGACAATACCGTGAAATCCCGGTTATCCCGGGGACGGATACTGCTGAAGCAGATTCTGGAGAAGGAGGGGCATGTTCTATGA
- a CDS encoding winged helix-turn-helix domain-containing protein, translating to MHLELNGSEYKVSAGGLTIELLPKEFALLQFLYRNRGRTFSREQLLDKVWPMEYPVERTVDDHIYRLRKKLRGLSGIDIKTIRGFGYSLAVSGSLEGVVMNPATNDPELRDTMREVFMKFHVYGQGNSMLTLARQQDILGYELDPHSSMVVHFVQGDVEWLIQTDEIPLKDRLFYLNLFYFFIGDPKVKVEYAERLIERKLLNSPEQLELEILTMLDLYTLAGQPEKALERLKRSYQVITGPGYENFVPVTMITELFIRLVAGAGEEELERLDGEVSRILRDKPFLREIGGYKVVKGLWKLRHAQWAEGGKLINEGLQVLDMSGFVPLRLYALYRVYHFCRMFLNGNALYRKYERLFTAELEAFGLIRLEQPLEEMLLRLLEAP from the coding sequence ATGCATCTGGAGTTGAACGGAAGTGAATATAAAGTATCTGCCGGCGGATTAACTATAGAGCTGCTGCCCAAGGAGTTTGCGCTTCTGCAGTTTCTGTACCGCAACAGGGGACGGACCTTCAGCCGCGAGCAGCTTCTGGATAAAGTATGGCCCATGGAGTATCCGGTGGAGCGGACCGTCGATGATCATATCTACCGGCTGCGCAAGAAGCTGCGCGGGCTTAGCGGAATCGACATTAAGACCATCCGCGGATTCGGCTATAGTCTGGCCGTGTCTGGCTCCCTTGAAGGGGTGGTGATGAATCCGGCAACGAATGATCCGGAGCTGCGCGATACCATGCGTGAGGTGTTCATGAAGTTCCATGTCTACGGTCAGGGCAATTCCATGCTGACCCTAGCACGCCAGCAGGACATCCTCGGTTACGAGCTGGATCCGCATAGTTCAATGGTTGTTCATTTCGTCCAGGGAGATGTGGAGTGGCTGATACAGACGGATGAGATTCCGCTGAAGGACCGGCTTTTTTATCTCAACCTGTTCTACTTCTTCATTGGGGACCCTAAGGTGAAGGTGGAATACGCCGAGCGGCTAATTGAACGGAAGCTGCTGAATTCGCCTGAACAGCTGGAGCTGGAGATTCTGACGATGCTGGATTTGTACACATTGGCAGGACAGCCGGAAAAAGCGCTGGAACGCCTGAAACGTTCCTATCAGGTAATCACCGGACCCGGCTATGAGAACTTCGTTCCGGTGACGATGATTACGGAGTTGTTCATCCGTCTGGTGGCAGGAGCCGGAGAGGAGGAGCTGGAACGGTTGGACGGGGAAGTCAGCCGAATCCTGAGGGACAAGCCTTTTTTGCGGGAGATTGGCGGTTATAAAGTGGTGAAGGGACTCTGGAAGCTGCGGCATGCACAGTGGGCAGAGGGGGGGAAATTGATCAATGAGGGATTGCAGGTGCTCGATATGTCAGGCTTTGTGCCGCTCCGGCTCTATGCGTTGTACCGGGTCTATCATTTCTGCCGCATGTTCCTGAACGGAAATGCCCTGTACCGCAAGTATGAGCGCCTGTTTACAGCAGAGCTTGAAGCTTTTGGTCTGATCCGGCTGGAACAGCCCCTTGAAGAGATGCTGCTGCGGCTGCTGGAGGCCCCCTGA
- a CDS encoding TatD family hydrolase yields MIDAHIHLDQYEETLLSSLLQSLPEQGIESLIAVSMNLASSIRTQGIAARYPGLVNPAYGFHPEQPLPPEEDLAALLDWITHHTADMVAIGEIGLPYYSRAEAKERGEAWDMEPYIRLLDRLLGLAAQLAKPVVLHAVYEDAWTVCDLLEQHHITRAHFHWFKGPGDTVDRMISRGYYISFTPDILYEQEIQDLARRYPPELVMAETDGPWPFEGPFTGRTTHPAMVHDVAAAWGALHGYTAGEAKAILTANTLRFYGL; encoded by the coding sequence ATGATTGATGCCCATATTCATCTGGACCAATATGAAGAGACTTTGTTATCCTCCTTGCTGCAAAGCCTGCCGGAGCAGGGCATTGAGTCGCTGATTGCCGTCTCGATGAACCTCGCTTCCAGTATACGCACTCAGGGGATAGCAGCCCGTTACCCGGGTCTGGTGAACCCCGCCTATGGCTTCCATCCTGAACAGCCGCTGCCGCCGGAAGAAGATCTGGCCGCGCTGCTGGACTGGATCACACACCATACCGCAGATATGGTCGCTATAGGTGAAATCGGGCTGCCCTACTATTCCCGGGCCGAGGCAAAAGAGCGCGGGGAAGCTTGGGACATGGAACCTTATATCCGGCTTCTGGACAGACTCCTTGGCCTGGCTGCACAATTAGCCAAACCGGTGGTGCTGCATGCCGTCTATGAAGATGCCTGGACCGTATGTGATTTGCTTGAGCAGCATCATATTACCCGGGCCCATTTCCATTGGTTCAAGGGCCCGGGAGATACTGTCGACCGTATGATCAGCCGGGGCTATTATATTTCGTTCACTCCCGATATTCTCTATGAACAGGAGATTCAGGATCTCGCGCGCCGCTACCCGCCGGAGCTGGTCATGGCGGAGACGGACGGCCCCTGGCCGTTTGAAGGGCCATTCACCGGGCGCACCACCCATCCGGCAATGGTGCATGACGTTGCCGCCGCCTGGGGAGCGCTGCATGGTTATACCGCGGGCGAAGCGAAGGCTATTTTAACAGCGAATACGTTGCGGTTCTACGGACTGTAG